From one Lycium ferocissimum isolate CSIRO_LF1 chromosome 7, AGI_CSIRO_Lferr_CH_V1, whole genome shotgun sequence genomic stretch:
- the LOC132063656 gene encoding uncharacterized protein LOC132063656 isoform X2, which produces MVVKQIASRKRPSKSNTGFIPPFAQPTKIPKSSNEEKNVPQIASESEAPKSGQSQTVNSIEKMISVLAGAGCTLINPSGPPCLPSDLHKLRNQLNRLFSSDSSIKSEFLQGLSTYVNSPSNLRRFLSPSKRDGLGSVRSDSLARVLLLVPSVQSDIQNLLLEKLPEYFDVEPAGNMGGRSSSLCLEEDIARLILNQFRWLDFLVDSEVFTEKLFQVLSICPVHLKKEIIGSLPEIIGEKNNKTVVDSLQEMLQEDSSIIVPMLDCFSNLHLDDMLQEQVITVALSCIRTIDAEHMPYLLRFLLLLATPTNTRRIISHIRQQLKLVGASNVRTTQQSKMKGKSVVNNAEASILDALRTSLRFNKVLCQETLNELKSLEKVQDHKVIDIWLLTLIYMNSEPLQKSVEKLLKKKILEGCIVETMFDQCVSGNTDLTRDYLPTLLSISEYLLACKEDKAREFGIRMYTNLFKELVDSYSRQEVLGALITHVGSGISHEVSSAMDVMVLLASKYSQELVPLSSHITGILDYLETFSIGNLHKVYEAFSLLAFSAEVSTGPFGSPISNELLVIVRKQLSNPDLIYKKMGLIGTLKIVSYLGDAKTTKHLSSSQSNYEEALELLETSMNSCKQLPLPLIMFYDELALTLKKKALHPAIVEWTSKHVGDFESKFLCDLDGGELMVKELYCGLEGDLWMNLDGDISPICLNILPLVSSSLRAASSLQILPANFVLLSSIEGLANQGSLAGIDALLGCPIHLPSSKFFREPLWGSLSGKQKQIIILSLYYAANWLRELLNAFCTQAVDECNAVSQATREEITLKLFKRLRNLVFLDSLLNSSLRQSCFSLPELQPHLESLSLNQLDHNRDQEMKNENGNAGLSQKKKKVKKDSQASLTDGKLRQPTIMDALRKAGAVPSQEPSTGPTGTCSKGSAPEPSRNQPRNLNMPANVDVSAAVEHVEAQRHKFRPLLLDCFAILAFQKTQDSCCADPASELPICLYILRDLNRKLDYYSPRRHLMVRRMSIPPAFGEMKVIEFISKIQPLFPSLRRHLDSAISGVREDTETCPDHWKIHSAFAGNPDIPNITSSRPSVSRSVVKEALQCFGKMLNIPDVQRDRSVLCDLLEAFQPISITDCFFQGMQLIPSPGDIGYLYAGAYSFVGDIFDAACAVSFALASEVLLSLESVLVSIRTILDNDLNDIGKDTRTGFSKELLSFLSKKLGTFAYKLLMQKCDGVNDIEDGQKVKAEVIQKLLRIYLENCQSTSDSLSELACSVLPQVSSHKSAVEDGCSFPTLCPATFCIWYRVMHEENLAMINRLVKEISLLEKARGGGEAEDVKCLLKKLQQSVNVIVSLVNMCKTHDKVNVRAIAVKFGGKFVDSFLKAFGFLQGQFELHREHIIQMVRELQTATRTIQTLCSEAKGMKQTAITSKIPITKRSMERFLFRVKELLHSTSSGCTFWMGNLKHKNLMGDVVSSQAYVGDQNDYTDNVSTENMDINEPTDIAGE; this is translated from the exons CTTTTTATCTCCTTCAAAACGTGATGGACTTGGATCGGTACGAAGTGACAGTCTGGCAAGAGTACTGCTACTGGTTCCTTCAGTCCAGTCAGACATTCAAAACTTGCTGCTTGAAAAGCTTCCCGAGTATTTTGATGTGGAACCTGCTGGAAATATGGGAGGGAGATCATCATCTTTATGTCTTGAAGAAGACATAGCAAGGCTGATTCTGAACCAATTCCGATGGCTTGACTTCCTTGTAGATTCAGAAGTATTTACTGAAAAACTGTTTCAAGTGTTATCTATTTGCCCAGTTCACTTGAAGAAGGAGATAATTGGGTCCTTGCCCGAGATTATTGGGGAGAAAAACAACAAAACTGTCGTAGATTCGCTTCAGGAGATGCTTCAAGAGGATTCTTCCATTATCGTTCCCATGCTCGATTGTTTCTCTAACCTCCATTTGGATGATATGTTACAAGAACAG GTCATTACGGTGGCGTTATCTTGTATCCGAACTATTGATGCGGAGCATATGCCCTACCTTTTGAGATTCTTACTGCTTTTGGCTACACCTACCAATACTCGTAGGATTATTTCACACATCCGACAACAGCTCAAACTTGTTGGAGCATCAAATGTTCGGACCACACAGCAGAGTAAGATGAAGGGAAAGTCAGTCGTCAACAATGCAGAAGCTTCAATACTTGATGCCTTGCGAACAAGTCTTCGATTTAACAAA GTACTTTGCCAAGAGACATTGAATGAACTGAAAAGCCTTGAGAAAGTTCAGGATCACAAGGTGATAGACATATGGTTGCTTACGCTTATATACATGAACAGCGAGCCTTTACAAAAGAGTGTTGAGAAGTTACTgaagaagaaaattcttgagGGCTGTATTGTGGAAACTATGTTTGATCAATGTGTTTCTGGGAATACGGATTTGACTCGG GATTATCTTCCTACCCTCCTTTCCATTTCTGAGTACTTACTGGCTTGCAAAGAAGACAAAGCTCGGGAATTCGGCATTCGCATGTACACAAATCTATTCAAAGAGCTTGTGGATAGTTAttcaagacaggaa GTCCTTGGAGCATTAATTACGCACGTGGGCTCTGGGATAAGTCATGAAGTGAGTTCTGCTATGGATGTGATGGTCCTTCTAGCCTCAAAGTACTCACAAGAGTTGGTTCCGCTTTCTTCTCATATAACTG GCATCTTAGATTACTTGGAGACATTTAGTATTGGAAACTTGCATAAG GTGTATGAAGCATTCAGTCTTTTGGCATTCTCTGCTGAAGTCAGTACAGGACCCTTTGGATCTCCTATTTCGAATGAACTACTAGTGATTGTGAGAAAGCAG CTGAGTAATCCTGATCTTATTTATAAGAAGATGGGCTTAATTGGCACTCTTAAGATAGTCTCCTACCTTGGGGATGCAAAAACTACGAAGCATCTTTCATCATCTCAG TCAAATTACGAGGAAGCTTTGGAGCTTTTGGAAACATCTATGAACTCTTGCAAGCAGCTGCCACTTccattaattatgttttatgatgaacTGGCTTTAACATTGAAGAAAAAAGCACTTCATCCAGCCATAGTGGAATG GACAAGCAAACATGTTGGGGACTTTGAATCAAAGTTTTTGTGTGACCTTGACGGTGGGGAGCTTATGGTCAAAGAGTTATATTGTGGTTTGGAAG GAGATTTATGGATGAACCTCGATGGAGACATATCTCCTATATGTCTCAATATCTTGCCACTTGTATCCTCTTCTTTGCG GGCTGCTTCATCGCTGCAAATTCTTCCTGCAAACTTTGTTTTGCTATCTTCA ATTGAGGGGTTGGCAAATCAAGGATCTCTTGCAGGAATTGATGCACTTCTTGGCTGCCCTATACACCTTCCGTCCTCTAAG TTCTTCCGTGAACCGCTTTGGGGATCTTTAAGTGGAAAGCAAAAGCAAAtcattattctatcattgtacTATGCTGCCAATTGGCTGCGGGAACTG CTCAATGCCTTTTGTACTCAAGCAGTCGATGAATGTAATGCTGTCAGTCAAGCAACAAGAGAGGAGATAACTCTTAAACTATTTAAGCGGTTGAGGAACCTTGT ATTTCTGGACAGCTTGCTAAACAGTTCCCTAAGACAGTCCTGCTTTTCTTTACCTGAACTCCAACCTCATCTGGAGTCCTTGTCACTGAACCAACTTGATCATAACAGAGATCAGGagatgaagaatgagaatggTAATGCTGGTCTatcacaaaagaagaagaaagtgaagaaggaCAGCCAAGCATCACTTACTGATGGAAAACTTAGGCAGCCAACCATCATGGATGCTTTGAGGAAAGCAGGTGCAGTTCCAAGCCAGGAACCAAGCACGGGTCCTACTGGAACTTGTTCTAAAGGTAGCGCGCCTGAGCCATCAAGAAATCAACCACGTAATTTGAATATGCCAGCAAATGTAGATGTTTCTGCCGCTGTGGAGCATGTGGAAGCACAAAGACACAAATTCAGGCCTCTTTTGCTAGATTGCTTTGCCATCTTAGCTTTTCAGAAG ACTCAGGATTCCTGCTGTGCAGATCCAGCTTCTGAG TTGCCGATTTGTCTATATATTCTGAGGGATCTCAACAGAAAGCTGGACTACTACAGTCCACGAAGGCATTTAATGGTTAGACGCATGAGTATTCCTCCTGCTTTTGGTGAGATGAAAGTAATAGAGTTCATAAGCAAAATTCAGCCACTATTTCCTTCCCTTAGAAGGCATTTGGATTCTGCAATATCTGGTGTTAGAGAAG ATACAGAAACATGCCCAGATCATTGGAAAATCCATTCTGCCTTTGCGGGAAATCCTGATATACCCAACATTACAAGCTCTAGACCATCAGTTTCTAGATCTGTCGTAAAAGAGGCACTTCAATGCTTTGGCAAG ATGCTAAACATTCCGGATGTTCAGAGAGACAGATCAGTACTTTGTGATCTTCTAGAGGCATTCCAGCCAATCAGCATAACAGACTGCTTTTTCCAAGGCATGCAATTGATTCCATCACCAGGAGACATAGGTTATTTATATGCTGGTGCATACTCGTTTGTGGGGGATATCTTTGATGCAG CATGTGCTGTCTCATTTGCTTTGGCTTCCGAAGTATTGTTAAGCTTGGAATCGGTGCTTGTGTCTATCCGAACTATCCTAGATAACGATCTCAATGATATTGGAAAAGATACCCGTACAGGTTTTTCAAAAGAGCTACTTTCTTTTCTGTCCAAGAAGCTGGGAACTTTTGCTTACAAACTCTTGATGCAAAAGTGTGATGGTGTTAATGACATTGAAGATGGTCAGAAAGTCAAA GCAGAGGTCATTCAAAAGCTTTTACGAATTTACTTGGAAAATTGCCAGTCCACTTCCGATTCCCTAAGTGAGCTTGCCTGCTCTGTTTTGCCCCAG GTTTCATCACACAAATCTGCAGTGGAGGATGGCTGTAGTTTTCCTACTCTCTGTCCTGCAACATTTTGCATTTGGTACCGGGTAATG CATGAAGAGAATCTTGCCATGATTAACCGCTTG GTTAAGGAAATTTCACTTCTGGAGAAAGCCAGGGGTGGTGGTGAAGCGGAAGATGTCAAATGCCTTCTGAAGAAACTACAACAATCTGTTAATGTGATTGTATCTTTAGTCAACATGTGCAAGACTCATGATAAG GTCAATGTCCGTGCAATTGCTGTCAAGTTTGGTGGGAAGTTTGTTGACTCTTTCCTCAAAG CTTTTGGCTTCTTACAGGGGCAATTTGAATTACACCGTGAGCATATAATTCAGATG GTTAGAGAGCTTCAGACGGCAACGAGAACTATACAGACGCTGTGTTCAGAAGCAAAG GGTATGAAACAAACAGCAATAACCAGCAAAATCCCCATCACCAAGAGATCTATGGAGCGGTTCTTATTTCGTGTTAAGGAACTTCTTCACTCAACGTCAAGTGGATGCACTTTTTGGATGG GCAATCTAAAGCATAAAAACTTGATGGGGGATGTAGTAAGCTCCCAAGCATATGTAGGTGATCAAAATGACTATACGGACAATGTTTCAACAGAAAATATGGATATAAATGAACCCACCGATATTGCTGGTGAATGA
- the LOC132063656 gene encoding uncharacterized protein LOC132063656 isoform X4 yields MVVKQIASRKRPSKSNTGFIPPFAQPTKIPKSSNEEKNVPQIASESEAPKSGQSQTVNSIEKMISVLAGAGCTLINPSGPPCLPSDLHKLRNQLNRLFSSDSSIKSEFLQGLSTYVNSPSNLRRFLSPSKRDGLGSVRSDSLARVLLLVPSVQSDIQNLLLEKLPEYFDVEPAGNMGGRSSSLCLEEDIARLILNQFRWLDFLVDSEVFTEKLFQVLSICPVHLKKEIIGSLPEIIGEKNNKTVVDSLQEMLQEDSSIIVPMLDCFSNLHLDDMLQEQVITVALSCIRTIDAEHMPYLLRFLLLLATPTNTRRIISHIRQQLKLVGASNVRTTQQSKMKGKSVVNNAEASILDALRTSLRFNKVLCQETLNELKSLEKVQDHKVIDIWLLTLIYMNSEPLQKSVEKLLKKKILEGCIVETMFDQCVSGNTDLTRDYLPTLLSISEYLLACKEDKAREFGIRMYTNLFKELVDSYSRQEVLGALITHVGSGISHEVSSAMDVMVLLASKYSQELVPLSSHITGILDYLETFSIGNLHKVYEAFSLLAFSAEVSTGPFGSPISNELLVIVRKQLSNPDLIYKKMGLIGTLKIVSYLGDAKTTKHLSSSQKSNYEEALELLETSMNSCKQLPLPLIMFYDELALTLKKKALHPAIVEWTSKHVGDFESKFLCDLDGGELMVKELYCGLEGDLWMNLDGDISPICLNILPLVSSSLRAASSLQILPANFVLLSSIEGLANQGSLAGIDALLGCPIHLPSSKFFREPLWGSLSGKQKQIIILSLYYAANWLRELLNAFCTQAVDECNAVSQATREEITLKLFKRLRNLVFLDSLLNSSLRQSCFSLPELQPHLESLSLNQLDHNRDQEMKNENGNAGLSQKKKKVKKDSQASLTDGKLRQPTIMDALRKAGAVPSQEPSTGPTGTCSKGSAPEPSRNQPRNLNMPANVDVSAAVEHVEAQRHKFRPLLLDCFAILAFQKTQDSCCADPASELPICLYILRDLNRKLDYYSPRRHLMVRRMSIPPAFGEMKVIEFISKIQPLFPSLRRHLDSAISGVREDTETCPDHWKIHSAFAGNPDIPNITSSRPSVSRSVVKEALQCFGKMLNIPDVQRDRSVLCDLLEAFQPISITDCFFQGMQLIPSPGDIGYLYAGAYSFVGDIFDAACAVSFALASEVLLSLESVLVSIRTILDNDLNDIGKDTRTGFSKELLSFLSKKLGTFAYKLLMQKCDGVNDIEDGQKVKAEVIQKLLRIYLENCQSTSDSLSELACSVLPQVSSHKSAVEDGCSFPTLCPATFCIWYRVMMI; encoded by the exons CTTTTTATCTCCTTCAAAACGTGATGGACTTGGATCGGTACGAAGTGACAGTCTGGCAAGAGTACTGCTACTGGTTCCTTCAGTCCAGTCAGACATTCAAAACTTGCTGCTTGAAAAGCTTCCCGAGTATTTTGATGTGGAACCTGCTGGAAATATGGGAGGGAGATCATCATCTTTATGTCTTGAAGAAGACATAGCAAGGCTGATTCTGAACCAATTCCGATGGCTTGACTTCCTTGTAGATTCAGAAGTATTTACTGAAAAACTGTTTCAAGTGTTATCTATTTGCCCAGTTCACTTGAAGAAGGAGATAATTGGGTCCTTGCCCGAGATTATTGGGGAGAAAAACAACAAAACTGTCGTAGATTCGCTTCAGGAGATGCTTCAAGAGGATTCTTCCATTATCGTTCCCATGCTCGATTGTTTCTCTAACCTCCATTTGGATGATATGTTACAAGAACAG GTCATTACGGTGGCGTTATCTTGTATCCGAACTATTGATGCGGAGCATATGCCCTACCTTTTGAGATTCTTACTGCTTTTGGCTACACCTACCAATACTCGTAGGATTATTTCACACATCCGACAACAGCTCAAACTTGTTGGAGCATCAAATGTTCGGACCACACAGCAGAGTAAGATGAAGGGAAAGTCAGTCGTCAACAATGCAGAAGCTTCAATACTTGATGCCTTGCGAACAAGTCTTCGATTTAACAAA GTACTTTGCCAAGAGACATTGAATGAACTGAAAAGCCTTGAGAAAGTTCAGGATCACAAGGTGATAGACATATGGTTGCTTACGCTTATATACATGAACAGCGAGCCTTTACAAAAGAGTGTTGAGAAGTTACTgaagaagaaaattcttgagGGCTGTATTGTGGAAACTATGTTTGATCAATGTGTTTCTGGGAATACGGATTTGACTCGG GATTATCTTCCTACCCTCCTTTCCATTTCTGAGTACTTACTGGCTTGCAAAGAAGACAAAGCTCGGGAATTCGGCATTCGCATGTACACAAATCTATTCAAAGAGCTTGTGGATAGTTAttcaagacaggaa GTCCTTGGAGCATTAATTACGCACGTGGGCTCTGGGATAAGTCATGAAGTGAGTTCTGCTATGGATGTGATGGTCCTTCTAGCCTCAAAGTACTCACAAGAGTTGGTTCCGCTTTCTTCTCATATAACTG GCATCTTAGATTACTTGGAGACATTTAGTATTGGAAACTTGCATAAG GTGTATGAAGCATTCAGTCTTTTGGCATTCTCTGCTGAAGTCAGTACAGGACCCTTTGGATCTCCTATTTCGAATGAACTACTAGTGATTGTGAGAAAGCAG CTGAGTAATCCTGATCTTATTTATAAGAAGATGGGCTTAATTGGCACTCTTAAGATAGTCTCCTACCTTGGGGATGCAAAAACTACGAAGCATCTTTCATCATCTCAG AAGTCAAATTACGAGGAAGCTTTGGAGCTTTTGGAAACATCTATGAACTCTTGCAAGCAGCTGCCACTTccattaattatgttttatgatgaacTGGCTTTAACATTGAAGAAAAAAGCACTTCATCCAGCCATAGTGGAATG GACAAGCAAACATGTTGGGGACTTTGAATCAAAGTTTTTGTGTGACCTTGACGGTGGGGAGCTTATGGTCAAAGAGTTATATTGTGGTTTGGAAG GAGATTTATGGATGAACCTCGATGGAGACATATCTCCTATATGTCTCAATATCTTGCCACTTGTATCCTCTTCTTTGCG GGCTGCTTCATCGCTGCAAATTCTTCCTGCAAACTTTGTTTTGCTATCTTCA ATTGAGGGGTTGGCAAATCAAGGATCTCTTGCAGGAATTGATGCACTTCTTGGCTGCCCTATACACCTTCCGTCCTCTAAG TTCTTCCGTGAACCGCTTTGGGGATCTTTAAGTGGAAAGCAAAAGCAAAtcattattctatcattgtacTATGCTGCCAATTGGCTGCGGGAACTG CTCAATGCCTTTTGTACTCAAGCAGTCGATGAATGTAATGCTGTCAGTCAAGCAACAAGAGAGGAGATAACTCTTAAACTATTTAAGCGGTTGAGGAACCTTGT ATTTCTGGACAGCTTGCTAAACAGTTCCCTAAGACAGTCCTGCTTTTCTTTACCTGAACTCCAACCTCATCTGGAGTCCTTGTCACTGAACCAACTTGATCATAACAGAGATCAGGagatgaagaatgagaatggTAATGCTGGTCTatcacaaaagaagaagaaagtgaagaaggaCAGCCAAGCATCACTTACTGATGGAAAACTTAGGCAGCCAACCATCATGGATGCTTTGAGGAAAGCAGGTGCAGTTCCAAGCCAGGAACCAAGCACGGGTCCTACTGGAACTTGTTCTAAAGGTAGCGCGCCTGAGCCATCAAGAAATCAACCACGTAATTTGAATATGCCAGCAAATGTAGATGTTTCTGCCGCTGTGGAGCATGTGGAAGCACAAAGACACAAATTCAGGCCTCTTTTGCTAGATTGCTTTGCCATCTTAGCTTTTCAGAAG ACTCAGGATTCCTGCTGTGCAGATCCAGCTTCTGAG TTGCCGATTTGTCTATATATTCTGAGGGATCTCAACAGAAAGCTGGACTACTACAGTCCACGAAGGCATTTAATGGTTAGACGCATGAGTATTCCTCCTGCTTTTGGTGAGATGAAAGTAATAGAGTTCATAAGCAAAATTCAGCCACTATTTCCTTCCCTTAGAAGGCATTTGGATTCTGCAATATCTGGTGTTAGAGAAG ATACAGAAACATGCCCAGATCATTGGAAAATCCATTCTGCCTTTGCGGGAAATCCTGATATACCCAACATTACAAGCTCTAGACCATCAGTTTCTAGATCTGTCGTAAAAGAGGCACTTCAATGCTTTGGCAAG ATGCTAAACATTCCGGATGTTCAGAGAGACAGATCAGTACTTTGTGATCTTCTAGAGGCATTCCAGCCAATCAGCATAACAGACTGCTTTTTCCAAGGCATGCAATTGATTCCATCACCAGGAGACATAGGTTATTTATATGCTGGTGCATACTCGTTTGTGGGGGATATCTTTGATGCAG CATGTGCTGTCTCATTTGCTTTGGCTTCCGAAGTATTGTTAAGCTTGGAATCGGTGCTTGTGTCTATCCGAACTATCCTAGATAACGATCTCAATGATATTGGAAAAGATACCCGTACAGGTTTTTCAAAAGAGCTACTTTCTTTTCTGTCCAAGAAGCTGGGAACTTTTGCTTACAAACTCTTGATGCAAAAGTGTGATGGTGTTAATGACATTGAAGATGGTCAGAAAGTCAAA GCAGAGGTCATTCAAAAGCTTTTACGAATTTACTTGGAAAATTGCCAGTCCACTTCCGATTCCCTAAGTGAGCTTGCCTGCTCTGTTTTGCCCCAG GTTTCATCACACAAATCTGCAGTGGAGGATGGCTGTAGTTTTCCTACTCTCTGTCCTGCAACATTTTGCATTTGGTACCGGGTAATG ATGATTTAA